One Hordeum vulgare subsp. vulgare chromosome 4H, MorexV3_pseudomolecules_assembly, whole genome shotgun sequence DNA window includes the following coding sequences:
- the LOC123446245 gene encoding uncharacterized protein LOC123446245 isoform X2, which produces MVPDQVSGYQFKRRNKVLRFERDSKEYEEKKKLRRAADSVKSTKFGKAKQHGLEKKSPSSVAEKGGTPRQNPRVSCMEKNLGKRTIETVADYLKWKHPYVDDEAESNDDDFVLADFVRNAQSPAIWKDYDTSKGQCWS; this is translated from the exons ATGGTGCCGGATCAGGTCAGTGGATATCAATTTAAGAGACGTAATAAGGTTTTGAGGTTTGAAAGAGATTCAAAGGAGTATGAAGAGAAAAAGAAGCTTAGGAGGGCTGCAGATTCTGTGAAGAGTACCAAATTTGGTAAAGCCAAGCAACATGGTTTGGAGAAGAAGAGTCCGAGTTCTGTTGCTGAGAAAGGTGGTACTCCTCGGCAGAATCCTCGTGTTTCTTGCATGGAGAAGAACCTCGGCAAGAGAACTATTGAAACTGTTGCAGATTATCTGAAGTGGAAGCACCCATATGTCGATGACGAGGCTGAGTCCAACGACGATGACTTTGTGCTTGCTGATTTTGTAAGGAATGCCCAATCTCCTGCCATATGGAAAGATTACGATACATCTAAGGGTCAAT GCTGGAGTTAA
- the LOC123446245 gene encoding uncharacterized protein LOC123446245 isoform X1 gives MVPDQVSGYQFKRRNKVLRFERDSKEYEEKKKLRRAADSVKSTKFGKAKQHGLEKKSPSSVAEKGGTPRQNPRVSCMEKNLGKRTIETVADYLKWKHPYVDDEAESNDDDFVLADFVRNAQSPAIWKDYDTSKGQSAMMNHCLPSRMSLVLTVHEVEVLSNCLQY, from the exons ATGGTGCCGGATCAGGTCAGTGGATATCAATTTAAGAGACGTAATAAGGTTTTGAGGTTTGAAAGAGATTCAAAGGAGTATGAAGAGAAAAAGAAGCTTAGGAGGGCTGCAGATTCTGTGAAGAGTACCAAATTTGGTAAAGCCAAGCAACATGGTTTGGAGAAGAAGAGTCCGAGTTCTGTTGCTGAGAAAGGTGGTACTCCTCGGCAGAATCCTCGTGTTTCTTGCATGGAGAAGAACCTCGGCAAGAGAACTATTGAAACTGTTGCAGATTATCTGAAGTGGAAGCACCCATATGTCGATGACGAGGCTGAGTCCAACGACGATGACTTTGTGCTTGCTGATTTTGTAAGGAATGCCCAATCTCCTGCCATATGGAAAGATTACGATACATCTAAGGGTCAAT CGGCCATGATGAATCATTGTCTGCCCTCAAGGATGAGTTTGGTTTTGACCGTTCATGAAGTAGAGGTGTTAAGTAATTGCTTGCAATATTGA